From Chiloscyllium punctatum isolate Juve2018m chromosome 36, sChiPun1.3, whole genome shotgun sequence, the proteins below share one genomic window:
- the LOC140460970 gene encoding uncharacterized protein → MLTMEKPCKCGDCGKGFSYPSQLETHRRSHTGERPFTCTLCRKGFALSSSLQLHQRVHSDERPFKCTSCGDCFKISADLIKHQLVHTDERPFGCSYCEKRFRQSSHLIQHQRVHTGERPYTCSVCGKGFTHASNLRTHQRVHTGEKLFTCSVCGKGFTQSSNLRTHQRVHTGERPYTCSRCGKGFTNSSHLLTHQLVHFDQRAFKCPDCEKSFKSKKDLLIHQRIHTGERPFMCSVCGKGFTLSSNLLTHQRTHSGEKPFTCSMCGKGFNRSSNLLRHHRVHTSERPFNCSVCGKGFTRSSHLLRHQQVHE, encoded by the coding sequence atgcTCACCATGGAGAAACCGTGTAAATGTGGTGATTGCGGGAAGGGATTCAGTTACCCATCCCAACTAGAAACTCATCGACGCagtcacacgggggagaggccgtttaCCTGTACCCTGTGTAGGAAAGGATTTGCTTTGTCATCCAGCCTGCAGttacaccagcgagttcacagcGATGAGCGACCTTTCAAATGCACTTCCTGCGGGGACTGCTTCAAAATCTCTGCCGATCTCATTAAACACCAGCTCGTTCACACTGACGAGAGGCCATTCGGATGCTCTTACTGTGAGAAGAGATTCAGACAGTCATCCCACCTCATTCaacaccagcgggttcacacagGCGAGAGGCCTTACACCTGCTCCGTGTGCGGGAAGGGATTCACCCACGCCTCTAACCTCCGGAcgcaccagcgggttcacaccggggagaagctgttcacctgctcagtgtgtgggaagggattcacgcAATCATCCAACCTCcggacccaccagcgggtccacacaggggaaaGGCCATACACCTGCTCTCGGTGTGGGAAAGGGTTCACTAATTCATCCCACCTTCTGACGCACCAACTCGTTCACTTTGATCAGAGAGCATTCAAGTGTCCCGACTGCGAGAAGAGCTTCAAAAGCAAAAAGGATCTGCTGATACACCAGCGAATCCACACCGGCGAGAGGCCATTTATGTGCTCGGTGTGCGGAAAAGGATTCACTCTGTCGTCCAACCTTCTGACCCATCAACGCACCCACAGCGGGGAGAAgccgttcacctgctccatgtgtgggaagggattcaatcGATCATCGAACTTGCTGAGACATCACCGGGTCCACACCAGCGAGAGGCCATTCAACTGCTcggtgtgtgggaagggattcactcgatcgTCTCACCTGCTCAGACACCAGCAAGTCCATGAATGA